From the genome of Brevundimonas sp. NIBR11:
GCGAGGAGAGCGACATGGCTTCTGGAAACTATCTCATCGACGGTTTGGATACGGCGACGAGCGACGCTCTGCGCGCGATCCTCAAACCGTGCCGCATCACAGCCGGCGAAGTTCTGATCGACCAAGGGGAGCGGATCGAAACGATTCACTTCCCGACGACCGCCTACCTCGTCAATCGCATCAGCAACGGGCGGGGTCAGACCCTACAGGTCACCTTCGTCGGCAGAGAGGGCGTCTCGGGTTTGGCGCCGTTCCTGGCGGACGCACCGTGCAGTTGGTCAGTGGTCGGACAAGGCGATGGCGACGGCTTCTCTGGTTCGGCGCAGGCCGTACGCCAGCTCGCTCAGGAGATGCCCTCGCTCCTGCACAGACTGCTGCAACTCAGCCACTTTTATCAGGCTGAGGCGCATCAGTTGGCGCTGGCGGCGACGTATGAGTCTATCACCGCTCGTCTCGCATCCTGGCTGCTTACCGCCTTCGACGCAGCCGGGCGGAATGAGATCAAGGTCACCCAAGATGAGATCGCTCATCATCTGGGCGTACAGCGTACCAGCGTCGTCAGTTCCTACTCGGAACTGTTCAGGATGGGTGCGGTCAAATTGATGAGAGGTCGCGTTACCCTTACGAACGAAGGCTCACTTCGTCGTGCGTCCTGCGGAAGCTATGAGCTGATCCAGTCCATGGGAAGGGATCTCGGAGTCCTGCCGCGCGAGGATGAGCAAGCGGCCTAACGCGACTTTTCACCGACCTTGGACGGTAAGCCGCCAAATCTCTTGGCCGACCCCGTTGGTCACCACCACGGAGAAGGGGCCGCCTTTTACCACATAGGCGGAGTGCTCACGCAGTGTCTCAAAGATCACCGCCACAGCCGACCGCCTTGCGGCCTCATCGTCGGCAAGTTCCTCGCCGTCGGGGTCAGGACGGTTTTCGCCGTCCAAGACATTGAAGAAGTACCGGGGCACCAGCCGCTCTCCCAATCTGAAGCCCCATCCACCAACACCATATCGTCTAGCCAGTTCCTAAGTCGTTTTGCGGACGGTGTTTTTCCTCATTACCGAGCTAATACTCAGGATTCAGACCGACGGTGAGCCAGAGTTAATCCGAGTTTACGGAACCGTACAAAAGCCGGAGCGCTTAGGTTCACAGGGCGGAACAAAAACCATGGCCGATACTGTCTGCGTCTTCGTCGTCGATGACGACCCTCTTATTGCCATGACAATCGAACATGCGTTGGAGGACGGCGGCTTCGAGGCACGCTCGGGGAACTCGGCTGCCGATGCGACCATCCTATTCGAGCAGCATGGAGACGCGTGCCGAGCTCTGATCACAGATGTGAACCTCGGTCCCGGACCCAAGGGCTGGGACGTCGCCCGCGAGGCCCACGCTCGATTGCCGGACTTGCCAGTTGTCTACGTGACCGGCGATAGCGCCCACGAGTGGACAGCTCAGGGCGTACCCAACAGCATCCTGGTCACCAAGCCGTTTGTCGGCGCACAGATCGTCACGGCAGTGACTACGCTCCTAAACGGCGGTTGAGCTGCGCCTAGTGAAGCGATGGCGCCCGCTGAAGCTCCTCCACAAGCTGGTCCGATATCCGCCTGCCCGACAAGTGTTCCAGCTCGTCTCGACTATAACCCTCCCGCGCGAGAGCCTGCGCAATCTCCCGCTTGGAGCGGCAGCGGCCTGACTGGGCGAGCTCGAACGCCCGGGCGACGACGTGAGCAGGCTTGATCGTATGACTGATGCTCATACGTAGACAAAACGTGGT
Proteins encoded in this window:
- a CDS encoding Crp/Fnr family transcriptional regulator, which encodes MASGNYLIDGLDTATSDALRAILKPCRITAGEVLIDQGERIETIHFPTTAYLVNRISNGRGQTLQVTFVGREGVSGLAPFLADAPCSWSVVGQGDGDGFSGSAQAVRQLAQEMPSLLHRLLQLSHFYQAEAHQLALAATYESITARLASWLLTAFDAAGRNEIKVTQDEIAHHLGVQRTSVVSSYSELFRMGAVKLMRGRVTLTNEGSLRRASCGSYELIQSMGRDLGVLPREDEQAA
- a CDS encoding response regulator — its product is MADTVCVFVVDDDPLIAMTIEHALEDGGFEARSGNSAADATILFEQHGDACRALITDVNLGPGPKGWDVAREAHARLPDLPVVYVTGDSAHEWTAQGVPNSILVTKPFVGAQIVTAVTTLLNGG